Proteins found in one Neomonachus schauinslandi chromosome 1, ASM220157v2, whole genome shotgun sequence genomic segment:
- the MAGEF1 gene encoding melanoma-associated antigen F1: MLLKPENGALPIPQAEGEKDGGRDGETQALTASQKEVPSPLLQETPMEDLGARREEGAVDSTITPKGARTLAAKALARRRAYRRLDRTVAELVQFLLVKDKKKSPITRSEMVKYVIGDLKDLFPEIIARAAEHLRYVFGFELKQFGRKHHTYILINKLKALEEEEEDLGGDGPRLGLLIMILGLIYMKGNSARETQVWEMLRRLGVRPSKYHFLFGYPKRLIMEDFVQQRYLNYRQVPHTDPPECEFSWGPRSNLEISKMKVLGFVAKLHKKEPQHWPVQYREALADEADRARAKARAEASMRARARARARASDRAGICPW, encoded by the coding sequence ATGTTGCTGAAACCCGAGAACGGGGCTCTCCCCATCCCTCAGGCCGAGGGGGAGAAGGATGGCGGCCGTGACGGTGAGACCCAGGCCCTGACCGCCTCTCAGAAAGAGGTCCCGAGCCCCCTCCTGCAAGAGACCCCCATGGAGGATCTTGGCGcccggagggaggagggggctgtggaCTCAACCATCACCCCAAAAGGCGCAAGGACCTTGGCAGCCAAAGCCTTGGCCCGGCGCAGGGCCTACCGCCGTCTGGATCGGACGGTGGCCGAGCTGGTGCAGTTCCTACTGGTGAAGGACAAGAAGAAGAGTCCCATCACTCGCTCCGAGATGGTGAAATACGTAATCGGAGACTTGAAGGATCTGTTCCCTGAGATCATCGCAAGGGCCGCAGAGCATCTGCGATATGTCTTTGGTTTCGAGCTGAAACAGTTTGGCCGCAAGCACCACACTTACATCCTGATCAACAAACTAAAAgctctggaggaggaggaggaggatctgGGAGGAGATGGCCCCAGATTGGGTCTCTTAATAATGATCTTGGGGCTTATCTACATGAAAGGTAATAGTGCCAGGGAGACACAGGTCTGGGAGATGCTACGTCGTTTGGGGGTACGCCCCTCAAAGTATCACTTCCTCTTCGGGTACCCGAAGAGGCTGATTATGGAAGATTTTGTGCAGCAGCGATACCTCAATTACAGGCAGGTGCCTCACACCGATCCGCCGGAATGTGAATTCTCTTGGGGTCCCCGGAGCAACCTGGAAATCAGCAAGATGAAAGTCCTGGGGTTCGTGGCCAAACTCCATAAGAAAGAACCCCAGCACTGGCCAGTGCAGTACCGTGAGGCCCTGGCAGACGAGGCTGACAGGGCCAGAGCCAAGGCCAGAGCTGAGGCCAGTATGAGAGCTAGGGctagggccagggccagggccagtgATAGGGCTGGTATCTGCCCGTGGTGA